Proteins encoded within one genomic window of Chlorobaculum sp. MV4-Y:
- a CDS encoding NAD(P)H-hydrate dehydratase: MNPVLTAREMSLADRAAIEELRTGETRLMELAGRETVRMIAERFESGRSLDGLSVLVVCGKGNNGGDGFVVARHLLNKGAQVDVLLVWPEDDLAGVNLEGLHILKAYRRYNEGLRIFAGIDEARTAVGATEYQVVVDAIFGTGLRIDPDDPQLPEPAKSAIELINFINAQSEAVTVAVDLPSGLDATNGRSANPCVKADMTVTMAFLKTGFFQNAGPSLCGEIQTAEISIPEFLVEPTSCLLVDETFAAESYLLRDPSSAKHLNGKVLLVTGSADGGGSMLGAALLAARAAVKTGAGYVCCSLPDGQASVMHSFAPEVVVIGRDMVSIIEKAKWADAIVIGCGLGRSEEAQELLETLLCTPEIAGKKLVLDADALYAIAERNLFDRVTDLEDAVLTPHAGECSRLSGLSVEDIMVSPIDTARMLAEEWNANLLLKGTPTFVASPSGMVLISNSGTEALASAGTGDVLSGMIGALAAKGLDTHEAAAAAAWLHGRAGDLASNVSSLVSSVDVLQAIPQAVLELFESEE, encoded by the coding sequence ATGAATCCGGTATTGACGGCGAGGGAGATGAGCCTGGCGGATCGGGCGGCCATCGAGGAGCTGCGCACCGGTGAGACTCGGCTGATGGAGCTTGCCGGGCGCGAAACCGTTAGGATGATCGCCGAGCGGTTCGAGAGCGGGCGGAGTCTCGACGGGCTTTCAGTGCTCGTCGTCTGCGGCAAGGGCAACAACGGCGGCGACGGCTTCGTCGTGGCGCGGCATCTGCTGAACAAAGGGGCGCAGGTCGATGTGCTGCTCGTCTGGCCGGAGGATGACCTCGCCGGAGTAAACCTCGAAGGACTGCACATCCTCAAGGCGTACCGGCGCTACAACGAGGGACTCAGAATTTTTGCCGGCATCGACGAGGCTCGCACGGCTGTTGGAGCAACCGAATACCAGGTCGTCGTGGACGCCATTTTCGGTACCGGCCTCAGGATCGATCCTGACGATCCGCAACTCCCGGAACCGGCAAAATCGGCCATCGAACTCATCAACTTTATCAACGCCCAATCCGAAGCCGTTACGGTAGCAGTCGATCTTCCCTCTGGACTCGACGCAACGAACGGACGCAGCGCCAATCCCTGCGTCAAGGCGGACATGACCGTCACGATGGCCTTCCTCAAAACCGGCTTTTTCCAGAATGCCGGACCGTCGCTCTGCGGCGAAATTCAAACTGCTGAAATTTCGATTCCGGAGTTCCTCGTCGAACCGACCTCCTGCCTGCTGGTAGATGAAACCTTCGCGGCAGAGAGCTACCTTCTGCGCGACCCGTCGAGCGCCAAGCACTTGAACGGCAAGGTGCTGCTCGTTACCGGCTCGGCGGACGGCGGCGGCTCGATGCTCGGCGCGGCTCTGCTCGCCGCTCGCGCGGCCGTCAAGACCGGCGCAGGCTACGTCTGCTGCTCGCTGCCGGACGGCCAGGCATCGGTGATGCACAGCTTCGCCCCTGAAGTAGTAGTGATCGGGCGAGATATGGTTTCCATTATCGAAAAAGCCAAATGGGCCGACGCCATCGTCATCGGCTGCGGCCTGGGGCGCAGCGAAGAAGCGCAGGAACTGCTCGAAACACTGCTCTGCACGCCTGAGATCGCTGGCAAAAAGCTGGTGCTTGATGCCGACGCACTCTACGCAATCGCCGAGCGCAATCTGTTCGACAGGGTAACCGACCTCGAAGACGCCGTGCTGACGCCACACGCGGGCGAATGCAGCCGATTGTCCGGCCTGTCGGTCGAGGACATCATGGTCTCACCGATCGACACAGCCCGGATGCTCGCCGAGGAGTGGAACGCCAACCTGCTCCTCAAGGGCACGCCAACCTTCGTCGCCTCACCATCAGGCATGGTGCTCATCTCGAACAGCGGCACCGAAGCGCTCGCCTCGGCAGGCACCGGCGACGTGCTTTCCGGCATGATCGGCGCTCTTGCCGCCAAGGGCCTCGACACCCACGAAGCCGCAGCCGCAGCCGCCTGGCTGCACGGCAGAGCCGGAGATCTCGCATCGAACGTTTCAAGCCTTGTATCATCAGTGGATGTGCTGCAAGCTATCCCCCAGGCTGTACTGGAGCTGTTCGAAAGCGAGGAGTAA
- the purL gene encoding phosphoribosylformylglycinamidine synthase subunit PurL encodes MSTEPEVNLKLAQEHGLNEEEYAKICEVLGRTPSFTELGIYSVMWSEHCSYKNSIAVLKTLPRDGASLLTQAGEENAGLVDIGDNLAVAFKIESHNHPSAVEPYQGAATGVGGIHRDIFTMGARPVASLDSLRFGSPRDPRVRYLVDGVVRGIGDYGNSFGVPTVGGEIYFEDCYTGNPLVNAMSVGLVEHHKTVSATAKGKGNPVLIVGSSTGRDGIHGATFASEDLSEASEDKRPSVQVGDPFAEKLLLEATLEAIATGAVVGLQDMGAAGLTSSTSEMSARGIEKTGSGGIEIDLDLTPAREKGMTAYELMLSESQERMLIVAEKGREQEIIDVYKKWDVSAVVIGQVTDDNMLRVRHHGEVVAEIPAMSLVLGGGAPVYIREAVEKKPDTPAADLAADDSLDFKALSLQLLSRPNIASKAWVYQQYDSMVQTNTLTPAGQTDAAVIRIKGTKKGLAMKTDCNSRYVYLNPKAGGAIAVAECARNIACTGAKPLAVTNCLNFGNPYKPEVYFQFKTAVEGMGDACRMFDTPVTGGNVSFYNETSLGGGRTAIYPTPTIGMIGLLEDIDNLVESTFREAGDAIVLLGDPELSLDGSEYLVMQYGTPGTDSPAVDLNHEKNLQELLVTLASKKLINSAHDVSDGGLAVTLAEKSIMNRDRMLGFEVDLECSCKEDAAIQKQLFSEAQGRVVISADTGKVGALIEEANRLNVPVRVIGKVLPERGSIAVNGQPVAEFMIDELLHAYEHALESALHLEEL; translated from the coding sequence ATGAGCACCGAACCTGAAGTAAACCTGAAGCTGGCCCAGGAGCATGGGCTAAACGAAGAGGAGTATGCCAAGATTTGTGAAGTCCTTGGCCGGACACCCAGCTTTACCGAGCTTGGGATCTACTCGGTGATGTGGTCCGAGCATTGCAGCTACAAGAACTCCATCGCCGTGCTCAAAACCCTGCCTCGCGACGGCGCTTCGCTGCTGACGCAGGCGGGCGAGGAGAACGCCGGACTTGTGGACATCGGCGACAACCTTGCCGTGGCGTTCAAGATCGAGTCGCACAACCACCCTTCAGCCGTCGAGCCTTACCAGGGCGCGGCCACGGGTGTCGGCGGCATTCATCGCGACATCTTCACGATGGGCGCAAGGCCGGTGGCGTCGCTCGACTCGCTACGCTTCGGCTCGCCGCGCGACCCTCGCGTGCGCTATCTCGTGGACGGCGTGGTGCGCGGCATCGGCGATTACGGCAACTCGTTTGGTGTGCCGACCGTCGGCGGCGAAATCTACTTCGAGGATTGCTACACCGGCAACCCGCTGGTCAATGCCATGTCGGTCGGCCTCGTGGAGCATCACAAAACCGTGAGCGCCACGGCCAAGGGCAAGGGCAATCCGGTGCTGATCGTCGGTTCATCAACCGGCCGCGACGGCATTCACGGCGCAACCTTCGCATCGGAAGACCTCAGCGAAGCGTCGGAAGACAAACGCCCGAGCGTGCAGGTGGGCGATCCCTTCGCCGAGAAGCTGCTGCTCGAAGCCACGCTCGAAGCAATCGCAACTGGCGCAGTGGTAGGCTTGCAGGACATGGGGGCGGCTGGGCTGACCAGCTCCACCTCGGAGATGAGCGCGCGCGGCATCGAGAAGACCGGCAGCGGCGGCATCGAGATTGACCTCGACTTGACGCCCGCCCGCGAAAAAGGCATGACCGCCTACGAGCTGATGCTCTCCGAATCACAAGAGCGGATGCTGATCGTGGCCGAAAAAGGGCGCGAGCAGGAGATCATCGACGTCTATAAAAAATGGGACGTGAGCGCGGTGGTGATCGGCCAGGTGACCGACGACAACATGCTGCGCGTACGCCACCACGGCGAGGTGGTCGCCGAGATTCCGGCCATGTCACTTGTGCTCGGCGGTGGCGCGCCGGTCTACATCCGTGAGGCAGTCGAGAAAAAACCCGACACTCCGGCGGCAGACCTCGCGGCGGACGATTCGCTCGACTTCAAGGCGCTCTCGCTGCAACTGCTCTCCCGCCCGAACATCGCCAGCAAGGCGTGGGTCTACCAGCAGTACGACTCAATGGTGCAGACCAACACCCTCACCCCGGCGGGCCAGACCGACGCGGCGGTGATCCGCATCAAGGGCACCAAAAAGGGCCTCGCGATGAAGACCGACTGCAACTCGCGCTACGTCTATCTCAACCCGAAAGCGGGCGGCGCGATTGCCGTGGCCGAGTGCGCGCGCAACATCGCCTGCACCGGCGCGAAACCACTTGCCGTGACCAACTGCCTCAACTTCGGCAATCCCTACAAGCCCGAGGTGTACTTCCAGTTCAAAACAGCCGTCGAGGGCATGGGCGACGCCTGCCGCATGTTCGACACCCCAGTCACCGGCGGAAACGTCAGCTTCTACAACGAAACCTCGCTCGGCGGCGGACGCACGGCGATCTACCCAACGCCCACCATCGGCATGATCGGCCTGCTCGAGGACATCGACAATCTGGTGGAATCGACCTTCCGCGAAGCTGGCGACGCCATCGTGCTGCTCGGCGATCCCGAACTTTCGCTCGACGGTTCGGAGTACCTCGTGATGCAGTACGGCACACCGGGCACAGACTCGCCCGCGGTCGATCTGAACCATGAGAAAAACCTTCAGGAACTGCTCGTCACGCTCGCCTCGAAGAAGCTCATCAACTCGGCGCACGACGTTTCCGATGGCGGCCTTGCTGTCACGCTTGCCGAAAAGTCAATCATGAACCGCGACCGGATGCTCGGCTTCGAGGTCGATCTCGAATGCTCCTGCAAGGAGGACGCAGCTATCCAGAAGCAGCTCTTCTCTGAGGCTCAAGGGCGCGTGGTGATCTCGGCCGATACCGGCAAGGTCGGAGCGCTCATCGAGGAGGCCAACCGTCTGAACGTCCCGGTGCGCGTCATCGGCAAGGTGTTGCCAGAGAGAGGCAGCATCGCCGTCAACGGACAACCGGTTGCGGAGTTTATGATTGACGAACTGCTGCACGCTTACGAGCACGCGCTTGAATCGGCGTTGCATCTTGAAGAATTGTAA
- a CDS encoding DUF1648 domain-containing protein, whose translation MTLKQNNHTLALAIFSLLSALLVGHALYHYFILPEEIATHFRFSGEPDVWGPKTVFFLWYFIITGFCIVMFIVVNRVLRPGHLSWLNIPNKEYWLAPERIHDTLHYVRSGMLLFGSGNLLFVLDFINQSFQVSLGHASKLDHPFVTLVMYLLFCVLWIVALYRRFGRKE comes from the coding sequence ATGACGCTCAAACAAAACAATCATACTCTGGCTCTGGCGATTTTCTCTTTGCTCAGCGCTCTTCTGGTGGGTCATGCCCTCTACCACTACTTCATACTACCCGAAGAGATCGCCACCCATTTCAGGTTTTCGGGCGAACCCGATGTCTGGGGGCCGAAAACGGTCTTTTTTCTCTGGTACTTTATCATCACCGGCTTTTGTATTGTGATGTTCATTGTGGTGAACCGTGTCCTGAGACCGGGCCATCTTTCATGGCTGAACATTCCCAACAAAGAGTACTGGCTGGCGCCGGAACGCATTCACGATACCCTGCATTATGTCAGAAGCGGTATGCTGCTCTTCGGCTCCGGCAACCTGCTGTTCGTGCTCGACTTCATCAATCAGTCGTTTCAGGTCTCTCTCGGACACGCATCGAAGCTCGATCATCCCTTTGTTACTCTGGTCATGTATCTGCTCTTCTGCGTTTTATGGATTGTTGCCCTGTATCGGCGGTTTGGCAGAAAAGAGTGA
- a CDS encoding geranylgeranyl reductase family protein, with protein sequence MKFYDVVISGAGLAGCSAALSLARQGLRVALLDKACFPREKICGDGVTAASTELLEEMGVLEMLRQRPGSLTEFSGATFVSPGGTVVQGRILQSGNLKGSSYVIPRMVLDDSLVSRVKEHSSITFLDKTTVTGLIMDGDRARGVATSAGEFCGRIIVAADGAYSPIAKQLNLSNHDKRQQGFAMRAWFSGVEGMNDSIELCYDKAMLPGYGWIFPAGQKRANVGVFLLTRFTDQRATKRLFERFVTENSFAAAKLKRAVMEPGTLKSWPLPFGSFAGRRGRSNVLLAGDAGSFIDPITGEGIYYALKTGRYAAEAVANALEHNDESAALIRYEQLWRGEFSRRVYLPGYAFQHFMNNSWFVDTFMRYTAKKQHRADLLADVVAHNRKRRDLFKLLNPFY encoded by the coding sequence ATGAAATTTTATGATGTGGTGATTTCCGGTGCCGGGCTTGCCGGTTGTTCGGCGGCGTTGTCTCTGGCCCGGCAAGGATTGCGTGTGGCCTTGCTTGACAAGGCGTGCTTCCCGAGAGAGAAGATTTGCGGAGATGGCGTAACCGCTGCTTCAACCGAGCTGCTCGAAGAGATGGGCGTGCTGGAGATGCTCCGCCAGCGGCCCGGCAGCCTGACGGAGTTCAGTGGCGCGACCTTTGTTTCGCCTGGTGGTACGGTTGTGCAGGGCAGGATTTTACAGAGCGGCAATCTGAAAGGAAGTTCCTATGTCATTCCGAGAATGGTGCTTGACGACTCCCTCGTTTCTCGCGTCAAAGAGCACTCTTCGATCACTTTTCTCGACAAGACAACCGTCACCGGTCTCATCATGGATGGCGATCGGGCTCGGGGCGTTGCTACCTCAGCCGGGGAGTTTTGCGGAAGAATCATCGTCGCTGCCGATGGCGCCTATTCGCCGATAGCCAAACAGCTCAATCTGTCGAATCACGATAAACGCCAGCAGGGATTTGCCATGCGGGCGTGGTTTTCGGGGGTCGAGGGGATGAACGATTCAATCGAGCTGTGTTATGACAAAGCGATGCTTCCGGGTTATGGCTGGATCTTTCCAGCCGGTCAAAAGCGCGCCAACGTCGGGGTTTTTCTCCTGACTCGATTCACCGATCAGCGAGCCACCAAGCGGCTCTTCGAGCGCTTCGTCACGGAAAACTCTTTTGCGGCGGCAAAGCTGAAACGCGCCGTCATGGAGCCGGGTACGCTCAAAAGCTGGCCGCTGCCGTTCGGCTCCTTCGCGGGACGGCGTGGTCGGAGCAATGTGCTGCTCGCGGGCGACGCCGGAAGCTTCATCGATCCGATCACCGGTGAAGGCATCTACTACGCGCTGAAAACCGGGCGTTACGCCGCCGAAGCGGTCGCCAACGCGCTCGAACACAACGACGAATCAGCGGCGCTGATCCGCTACGAGCAGCTCTGGCGAGGCGAGTTTTCACGCCGGGTCTATCTCCCCGGTTACGCATTTCAGCATTTCATGAACAATTCCTGGTTTGTGGACACCTTCATGCGCTACACCGCCAAAAAACAACATCGCGCCGATCTGCTCGCCGACGTCGTCGCGCATAACCGGAAACGCCGCGACCTGTTTAAACTGCTGAATCCGTTTTATTGA
- a CDS encoding TPM domain-containing protein yields the protein MKQTLSDHDRRRLDVRVAETEKRTGTQIVLTVIQRSDSYAELPWKAFALGASAAGLALLLLHWRLYDWYPDVPPLVMVVGILASGALLALLSAVIPRFARLFLSDYRAEVEVQQYAKALFLDRELFATQGRRGFLLLVSLFEHRVVILPDKGLDERFKEDDVKNMIAAMTPLLKRRQVVQAFDAGLDYLSRILTTTSSQVHSDELPNEIIEEEGI from the coding sequence ATGAAACAAACGTTATCAGATCATGATCGCCGTCGCCTGGATGTACGCGTTGCCGAGACGGAAAAACGTACCGGAACCCAGATCGTTCTGACCGTTATCCAGCGCAGCGACTCGTATGCGGAACTGCCATGGAAAGCTTTCGCCTTGGGCGCATCTGCCGCCGGATTGGCCCTTCTTCTCCTGCACTGGCGATTGTATGATTGGTATCCTGATGTGCCTCCATTGGTTATGGTGGTGGGCATACTGGCGTCGGGCGCGCTGCTGGCATTGCTGAGCGCTGTCATTCCACGATTTGCGAGATTGTTCTTGTCCGATTATCGCGCTGAAGTTGAAGTGCAGCAGTATGCAAAAGCGCTTTTTCTTGACCGGGAGCTGTTTGCCACTCAAGGAAGGAGAGGCTTTCTGCTGCTGGTCAGTTTGTTTGAACATCGGGTTGTCATCCTGCCGGACAAGGGGCTGGATGAGCGTTTCAAGGAAGATGATGTAAAAAACATGATCGCGGCAATGACGCCGTTGCTGAAACGAAGACAAGTCGTCCAGGCATTCGATGCCGGTCTGGACTATCTGTCCCGGATACTGACAACCACCTCGTCCCAAGTCCATAGCGACGAACTGCCCAACGAAATTATCGAGGAGGAGGGAATATGA
- a CDS encoding TPM domain-containing protein: MKTRVILLLLPIVLFVSSLLFGAEVPYLTGRVTDNAQLLSPEASRSLSESLKAHEQRTGNQIAVLTIPTLDGESIEDFAVRVFESWKLGQKEKDNGVLIVVVPNDRRMRIEVGYGLEGTLTDAMAGRIIQNVMTPKFKNGDFNGGITDGAKAVMQVLEGEALPETAAKSESKQSSGFFEMEGPELSIQERILIGAFVFGIIGLFTAVGILTPGFGWFLYFFLIPFWAVFPIVILGSNGALYCLITYLIGFPLTKLFIRQTDWYQKAEKDLRTKGQASIGGISISSGGSGSSWSSGGSSFSGGGGSSGGGGASGSW, encoded by the coding sequence ATGAAGACGCGAGTGATACTCCTGTTACTTCCGATTGTGCTGTTTGTCAGCTCTTTACTTTTTGGCGCTGAGGTGCCTTACCTGACCGGGAGAGTCACGGACAACGCGCAGCTTCTGTCTCCAGAGGCAAGCCGGTCATTGTCGGAGAGCCTGAAAGCGCATGAACAGCGCACCGGCAACCAGATTGCCGTTCTGACGATTCCCACGCTCGACGGGGAGAGCATTGAAGATTTCGCTGTCAGGGTTTTCGAATCGTGGAAACTCGGCCAAAAAGAGAAGGATAACGGTGTTCTGATCGTCGTGGTACCCAACGACCGGCGGATGCGTATCGAAGTGGGGTACGGTCTTGAAGGCACGCTCACCGATGCAATGGCGGGGCGGATCATTCAGAACGTGATGACCCCAAAATTCAAAAACGGAGACTTTAATGGCGGTATCACCGATGGAGCAAAGGCCGTGATGCAGGTTCTTGAGGGCGAAGCATTGCCAGAGACAGCAGCCAAGTCCGAGTCGAAGCAATCGTCAGGATTCTTTGAAATGGAAGGGCCGGAGCTTTCGATTCAGGAGCGCATTCTCATTGGCGCATTTGTTTTCGGTATCATCGGATTGTTTACGGCAGTCGGAATACTGACGCCGGGGTTCGGATGGTTTTTATACTTTTTTCTGATCCCGTTCTGGGCAGTTTTTCCGATCGTTATCCTCGGCTCAAATGGCGCATTGTATTGTTTGATCACCTATCTGATCGGGTTCCCGTTAACAAAGCTTTTTATACGACAGACCGACTGGTATCAGAAGGCTGAAAAAGATTTGCGAACCAAGGGTCAGGCATCAATCGGCGGCATATCGATCAGCTCCGGAGGTTCAGGTTCGTCATGGTCGTCAGGTGGATCAAGCTTTTCGGGTGGTGGCGGATCATCGGGTGGCGGTGGCGCATCCGGTAGCTGGTAG
- a CDS encoding AAA family ATPase, whose protein sequence is MIATETKTTRRSIITGGPGSGKSTLVKALETRGHRCYTEVSRELIRREAKRPGGVTPWNNLEAFARLAFTEMLLQHDHAAEAGERCFFDRAIPDIFGYLHERGLDIPKSWLDAHRRCRYERTVFILPPWPEIYINDSERPQTLAEAKALHDAIRVVYESLGYKLIEVPKMPVNERCEFVLGKL, encoded by the coding sequence ATGATCGCGACCGAAACGAAAACGACGCGCCGCTCCATCATCACCGGCGGGCCGGGCAGTGGCAAAAGCACGCTCGTAAAAGCGCTCGAAACCCGCGGCCACCGCTGCTACACGGAGGTTTCGCGCGAGCTGATCCGCCGCGAAGCGAAGCGTCCCGGCGGCGTCACGCCCTGGAACAACCTCGAAGCCTTCGCGCGCCTCGCCTTCACGGAGATGCTCCTCCAGCACGACCACGCCGCCGAGGCTGGCGAACGCTGCTTCTTCGACCGCGCCATCCCCGACATCTTCGGCTACCTGCACGAGCGCGGCCTCGACATCCCGAAGAGCTGGCTCGACGCTCACCGCCGGTGCCGCTACGAGCGCACGGTCTTCATCCTCCCGCCGTGGCCCGAAATCTACATCAACGACAGCGAACGCCCCCAAACCCTCGCCGAAGCCAAAGCGCTCCACGATGCCATCCGCGTGGTCTATGAATCGCTGGGATACAAGTTGATCGAAGTACCGAAAATGCCGGTTAACGAGAGGTGCGAGTTTGTGCTGGGAAAGTTGTAA
- a CDS encoding cobyrinate a,c-diamide synthase: MKSNRGFLIAAPSSGSGKTTITLGLLRLFARRGMAIQPFKCGPDYLDTMLHAMAASTGETQRSGLNLDTFMASKQHVRSLFARHASTAEISVIEGVMGLFDGAEKSDGSSAEIAALLGLPVIMVIDGSKMAYSAAPILYGFKHFDPTVNVAGVIFNRVGSASHYSYLEAAAKDVGVEPLGYLPRNSAITIGERHLGLNTSAEYDRQAIIDAMADHIEKTVNIDRLREVAKIELPEVEPIRPATKTSGKVIAVARDEAFNFIYHANIEALSRYGEIRFFSPLHDRELPEADLVYLAGGYPELHAEALAANETMRNTIAKWCRNGGATWAECGGLMYLGQTLTLADGATHPMCGVLDLDTTMQEARLTLGYRKVYPAKADGIELRGHEFHYSRISRQGEIDTIAEIRNARDQEVPTSLFRVGNTIASYIHLYWGERDNLANWFPVLTLA, encoded by the coding sequence ATGAAGAGTAACCGCGGGTTCCTCATCGCCGCCCCGTCGAGCGGTTCGGGCAAAACGACGATCACCCTCGGCCTGTTGCGGCTCTTCGCGCGGCGCGGTATGGCCATCCAGCCATTCAAGTGCGGCCCGGACTATCTCGACACGATGCTCCACGCAATGGCCGCCTCGACCGGAGAAACGCAGCGCTCCGGCCTCAATCTCGACACCTTCATGGCCTCGAAGCAGCACGTTCGCTCGCTCTTCGCGCGCCACGCATCGACGGCGGAGATTTCGGTGATCGAGGGGGTGATGGGCCTTTTCGACGGAGCTGAAAAATCGGACGGCAGCAGCGCCGAGATCGCCGCTTTACTGGGATTGCCGGTCATCATGGTGATCGACGGCTCGAAGATGGCCTACTCCGCCGCGCCGATTTTGTACGGGTTCAAGCACTTCGACCCGACGGTCAACGTGGCGGGCGTCATCTTCAACCGCGTCGGCAGCGCGTCGCACTACAGCTATCTCGAAGCCGCCGCGAAGGACGTTGGCGTCGAACCGCTCGGCTATCTGCCGCGCAACAGCGCCATCACCATCGGCGAGCGCCATCTCGGCCTCAACACCTCGGCGGAGTACGACCGGCAGGCCATCATCGACGCAATGGCCGACCACATCGAAAAAACGGTGAATATCGACCGCCTCCGCGAAGTGGCGAAAATCGAGCTGCCGGAAGTCGAGCCGATCCGTCCGGCGACGAAAACGTCGGGCAAGGTGATCGCCGTGGCGCGGGACGAAGCGTTCAACTTCATCTATCACGCCAACATCGAGGCGCTGAGTCGATACGGCGAAATACGCTTTTTCAGCCCGCTGCACGACCGCGAGTTGCCCGAGGCCGACCTCGTCTATCTCGCCGGAGGCTACCCGGAGCTGCACGCCGAAGCGCTCGCTGCGAACGAAACGATGCGCAACACCATCGCAAAATGGTGCCGCAACGGAGGCGCAACCTGGGCCGAGTGTGGCGGGCTGATGTACCTCGGCCAGACACTCACCCTCGCCGACGGCGCAACCCACCCGATGTGCGGCGTACTCGACCTTGACACTACCATGCAAGAGGCCCGCCTCACGCTCGGCTACCGCAAGGTCTATCCGGCAAAAGCGGACGGCATCGAGCTGCGCGGCCACGAATTCCACTACTCGCGGATCTCGCGGCAGGGCGAAATCGACACCATCGCCGAAATCCGCAACGCGCGCGACCAAGAGGTTCCGACCAGCCTCTTCCGCGTCGGCAACACCATCGCCTCGTACATTCATCTCTACTGGGGCGAACGCGACAACCTCGCCAACTGGTTCCCTGTTCTGACGCTAGCATGA
- a CDS encoding cobalamin-binding protein, which translates to MPAHSKSNRLTPLFILLALCLQTLAGCSKPQTTDKVEKAAKVPQRIVSLAPSLTEMLYAIGAGPQLVGRTSACDWPAEAEKVPVAGSFGRPSLEVLASMNPDLVLDVDLADEQAAKKMAEMHLRREHIRCQDPEELPAALRKLGALTGHVRQADSLASVIEKGLAEYRKEAATKTHKPSIYLEIWNDPLWTGGRNSFVSRLISYAGGRNIGDAVEKEYFEVSPEWVIRENPDVIACMYMANQTPAADNVKKRPGWQGISAVRNNRVYDQFDNRLYLRPGPRILEGIAGMKKLIESNEE; encoded by the coding sequence ATGCCCGCTCACTCGAAAAGTAATCGACTGACTCCCCTTTTCATCCTCCTCGCGCTCTGCCTGCAAACGCTGGCGGGGTGCTCGAAACCGCAGACCACTGACAAAGTGGAGAAGGCGGCGAAGGTTCCGCAGCGCATCGTCAGCCTCGCGCCGAGCCTCACCGAAATGCTCTACGCCATCGGTGCGGGGCCGCAGCTCGTGGGCAGAACCAGCGCCTGCGACTGGCCCGCCGAAGCCGAGAAGGTGCCGGTGGCCGGCTCGTTCGGACGCCCGTCACTCGAAGTACTCGCGTCAATGAATCCTGACCTCGTACTCGATGTCGATCTCGCCGATGAACAGGCTGCGAAAAAAATGGCCGAGATGCACCTGCGCCGTGAGCACATCCGCTGCCAGGATCCCGAAGAGCTGCCAGCGGCGCTCCGCAAGCTCGGTGCGCTCACCGGCCACGTACGGCAAGCGGACAGCCTTGCCTCGGTGATCGAGAAGGGGCTGGCGGAGTATCGCAAGGAGGCCGCCACAAAGACGCACAAGCCGTCGATCTACCTCGAAATCTGGAACGACCCGCTCTGGACGGGCGGGCGCAACAGCTTTGTGTCGCGCCTGATCAGCTACGCGGGCGGGCGCAACATCGGCGACGCGGTCGAAAAAGAGTATTTCGAGGTCTCGCCCGAGTGGGTCATCCGCGAAAATCCAGACGTGATCGCCTGCATGTACATGGCGAACCAGACCCCGGCAGCCGACAATGTGAAAAAGCGGCCTGGCTGGCAGGGCATCAGCGCCGTGCGCAACAACCGGGTCTATGACCAGTTCGACAACCGCCTCTACCTGCGCCCCGGCCCGCGCATCCTCGAAGGAATCGCCGGAATGAAAAAGCTGATCGAAAGCAATGAAGAGTAA
- a CDS encoding NUDIX hydrolase: MPKSTVAAIIHPAGDRRTILLTRRNVRPFKELCCLPGGHIDDYEPVEQAVRREVKEETNLDFAPSTFVGWFEEIFPENNFHAVALVFAGAGSGLLQQQPDEVSDMAWFTLDEALSMPLAFTHNLVLQKYARSLEK, from the coding sequence ATGCCGAAATCCACCGTCGCCGCCATCATCCATCCCGCCGGAGATCGCCGGACGATCCTTTTGACGCGCCGTAACGTCAGGCCGTTCAAGGAGTTGTGTTGCCTTCCCGGCGGACATATCGATGATTATGAACCCGTCGAACAGGCCGTCCGCCGCGAGGTGAAAGAGGAGACGAACCTCGACTTCGCGCCGAGCACGTTCGTCGGCTGGTTCGAGGAGATTTTTCCGGAGAACAACTTCCACGCCGTGGCGCTGGTGTTTGCCGGAGCCGGTTCGGGCCTGTTGCAGCAGCAGCCCGACGAAGTGTCCGACATGGCGTGGTTCACACTCGACGAAGCGCTCTCGATGCCGCTCGCTTTTACCCATAACCTTGTCCTGCAAAAGTATGCCCGCTCACTCGAAAAGTAA